The following coding sequences lie in one Plasmodium sp. gorilla clade G2 genome assembly, chromosome: 11 genomic window:
- a CDS encoding cupin-like protein, putative, which translates to MTPKNKYTGFCFHDGKTCEIDRIHENITPEKFYLDYILKRKPCILKSEYVIKNKLNIDLNFMKEKIQDINVHLEKRISNSFGTGKKKKMKFHKFLSLLEKGNKKYYLNTQYVKENAYHPKDFCNTITRQMINYLPKELEIMGNLEIYQYNIWLGNNKSTKLKTYLHHDYHDNIYVLLKGKKTFRIYSPNFAYRLKTNGKIFKVHKNGLITYLPFIRSDGSHILDVYKKQMNKIYNEIDIMNEVLNKKDTLVDNQTIEDSINKAEEKLNLLEENILNYKLKKHNFHRQPNARQDIPNHFCLIHTRKRKEDENIFDKKTNIRKKYIEVNLNEGDILYLPCGWFHEVKSFSSEEQYHLAFNYWYYPPYIKINKSTNVENKFDNPYVDKYLSERNIKLYKKIGIYKQKNSNLTEILSYYKNMKIKKIKIKKNKKRKNGLDLKKKKKIKIDNT; encoded by the exons ATGACCCCAAAAAATAAGTATACAGG GTTTTGTTTCCATGATGGAAAAACATGTGAAATTGACAGAATCCATGAAAATATAACGCCAGAGAAATTTTATCtagattatattttaaaaagaaaaccaTGCATACTAAAAAG tgaATATGTAATTAAGAATAAATTGAACATTgatttaaattttatgaaagaaaaaatacagGATATAAATGTACATTTAGAAAAGAGGATATCGAATTCTTTTGGAactggaaaaaaaaaaaaaatgaagtttcataaatttttatcattattagaaaaaggaaataagaaatattatttgaatacTCAATACGTAAAAGAAAATGCATATCATCCAAAAGATTTTTGTAATACCATTACACGTCAAATGATTAATTATCTTCCTAAAGAATTAGAAATTATGGG taATTTAGAAAtttatcaatataatatCTGGTtaggaaataataaaagcacaaaattaaaaacatatttacATCACGATTatcatgataatatatatgtcctGTTAAAAGGAAAGAAAACCTTCAGAATATATAGTCCTAACTTTGCTTACCGTTTAAAAACAAATGGGAAAATTTTTAAAGTTCATAAAAATGGTTTAATTACCTATTTGCCATTTATTAGAAGTGATG GATCACATATTTTAGACGTATACAAGAAACagatgaataaaatatacaacgAAATTGACATAATGAATGAAGTTTTAAACAAAAAAG ACACTTTAGTTGACAACCAAACAATAGAAGATTCTATAAATAAGGCAGAAGAAAA attaaatttattagaagaaaatattttaaattacaaattaaaaaaacataacTTTCACCGTCAACCAAATGCTAGACAAGACATCCCGAATCATTTTTGTCTTATTCATACAAGGAAAAGGAAAGAAG atgAAAATATCTTTGATAAAAAGACAAatataaggaaaaaatacATTGAAGTTAATTTGAATGAAGGAGATATAT TGTACTTACCATGCGGCTGGTTTCATGAAGTTAAATCTTTTTCAAGTGAAGAACAat ATCATTTAGCATTTAATTATTGGTATTATCCTCcttatataaagataaataaatCAACAAATGTTGAAAATAAGTTTGATAATCCTTATGTGGACAAATATTTAAGCGAAAGAAATATtaagttatataaaaag ATTGGAATTTACAAACAAAAGAATTCAAATTTAACGGAAATTTTATCATACTATAAGAATatgaaaatcaaaaaaataaaaataaaaaaaaataaaaaaaggaaaaatggattagatttaaaaaagaaaaaaaaaataaagatagaTAATACTTAA
- a CDS encoding GPI transamidase component GPI16, putative → MKRIIYIYLSIIYILSFVNSYLIDESINLLPLENDLVHVKLKLTVNGKDYKEFLPINILKILNNVNSLKINIKRGVYREYYNNKYLDSYPYGFTFVVDLKKEERDKNDFSKEKEYNEFSKNEMFLLKSLLNDIWGITGVSTNLLKTKDLIKVDNKIFAFLPDESICMESFSLIKKMYPCKNFGGLFNLINPSYLITTLSTNIGFELNDNDENFFVLYIEYITEHNHKENITINDLINTKYNINECPLINRTALIVKKKEEDYVSTIFEKYDNIAMVYENINIYDILQRGKPNIIEEYINVNVYKEESNSMITTDIRKKQSSLVYVFENLNDKNSSNFLFVDKLPYYLSPLLHTLVIQGKNSNKNDNSKKYCDFIYFGFNAINNFDIKFSNIDMMHSLPKNGNYYYINFKYILPPKCDIIIRFEIIKIQIRSFEFDFDIDRGILLESGIFKQKKNYISNEKNDDYIYKYTSSLLIDIVLPDTSMPFNVIAISTCVIMLFFGFIFKLTAKEQTRYV, encoded by the exons atgaagcgtattatatatatttatttaagtataatatatattctttcatTTGTAAATTCTTATTTAATTGATGAGAGTATCAATTTATTACCATTAGAAAATGATCTAGTACACGTAAAACTGAAGCTAACTGTAAACGGAAAAGATTATAAAGAATTTCTACCTATAAATAtcttgaaaatattaaataatgtgAATTCacttaaaattaatattaaaagagGTGTTTACcgagaatattataataataaatatttggaCTCATATCCTTATGGTTTTACTTTTGTAGTGGAtttaaaaaaggaagaaagagataaaaatgatttttcgaaagaaaaagaatataatgaattttCAAAGAATGAAatgtttcttttaaaaagttTATTGAATGACATTTGGGGTATTACAGGTGTATCAACTAACcttttaaaaacaaaagatTTAATTAAAgtagataataaaatttttgctTTTTTACCAGATGAAAGTATTTGTATGGAAagtttttctttaattaaaaaaatgtatccATGTAAAAATTTTGGAggtttatttaatttaattaatccTTCATATTTAATAACAACATTATCAACTAATATTGGATTTGAACTAAATGACaatgatgaaaatttttttgttctttatattgaatatattacAGAGCATAatcataaagaaaatataaccattaatgatttaataaatactaaatataatataaatgaatgcCCTTTGATTAATAGAACTGCTCttattgttaaaaaaaaagaagaagattaTGTTTCCACAATctttgaaaaatatgataatatagcAATGGTATatgaaaacataaatatatatgatattttacAAAGAGGGAAACCAAATATAATagaggaatatataaatgttaatGTCTATAAAGAAGAATCTAATAGCATGATAACAACAGATATAAGGAAAAAACAAAGTTCTTTAGTTTATGTATttgaaaatttaaatgaCAAGAATAGtagtaattttttatttgttgatAAATTGCCATATTATTTATCTCCATTGTTACACACTTTAGTTATACAAGGAAAGAAttctaataaaaatgataattccaaaaaatattgtgatttcatatattttggTTTTAATGCAATTAACAATTTTGATATTAAATTTAGTAATATCGACATGATGCACTCTTTACCAAAAAATGGAAACTATTactatattaattttaagtACATTTTGCCCCCTAAATGTGATATAATAATTAg ATTtgaaataatcaaaatacaAATCAGATCCTTCGAATTTGACTTTGATATAGATAGAGGCATATTATTGGAAAGTGGCATATttaaacaaaagaaaaattatatttcaaatgaaaaaaatgacgattatatttataaatatacttCCTCATTACTCATTGATATTGTTTTACCAGACACAA gTATGCCTTTTAATGTTATAGCAATTTCAACATGTGTTATCATGTTATTTTTTGGGTTCATCTTTAAACTTACTGCAAAAGAACAAACAAGATAtgtataa
- a CDS encoding serine/threonine protein kinase, putative has protein sequence MKKGFLLNKNIYDIEENVINVEKNNINRKYCKDDFETYMHIGTGNFSDVFMVKLKNDPSKKYALKIFKKEKVNKMNKVNDVLTEKNVMSKLNIPGHANVIKLIETFKDKENVYLLYEYADYDLWEFLKIRSIGVNEKITFNIILQMVHALEYIHNKNIIHRDLKCENFLINKDGTIKMIDFGTSKDLDNISIKSNNEEDKIDHEELSKFVLKKNNNNLKEDLKNESEFKSNGSLHSEEFNSNDLNNTNFQKSDKNIKDQNSNKCVLQTLKNNESYEFNNKILEKENVQILSSFKSNDYAVDTNTGNNYKKKKTFENYVGSPNFIPPEALINKCSGKARDFWSLGCTIYQLATCTVPFDGSTEWFIYNKIKRRELKYPSIIPSELIDLIEKLTTMNPEERLGFNGGCKEILEHSYFEKYNYDKLNFILPEVSEVEKLYTTIINKYHIYINEKRKLRQDNYPTEENTNKVEVLKKNLLNLINSDTLNCAEEEYESITLKKKIFESINFMLEESDKQEIIEMEEANKWLERYQSK, from the coding sequence atgaagaaaggGTTTTTGTtgaataagaatatatatgatattgaagaaaatgtaataaatgttgaaaaaaataacataaatagaaaatattgtAAGGATGATTTTGAAACATATATGCACATAGGAACTGGGAACTTCAGTGATGTGTTTATGGTAAAATTAAAGAATGAtccttcaaaaaaatatgccttaaaaatattcaaaaaagaaaaagtgaataaaatgaataaagtAAATGATGTGTTAACAGAAAAAAACGTTATGTCAAAATTAAATATCCCAGGACATGCAAATGTTATTAAATTGATAGAAACATTTAAAGACAAAgaaaatgtttatttattatatgaatatgcTGATTATGATTTATgggaatttttaaaaattcgtAGTATTGGtgttaatgaaaaaattacatttaatataatacttCAAATGGTACATGCATtagaatatatacataacaaaaatattattcatagaGACTTAAAATGTGAAaattttcttataaataaagatgGAACCATAAAAATGATTGATTTTGGTACTTCGAAAGATTTAGATAACATAAGCATCAAATCAAATAATGAGGAAGATAAAATAGATCATGAAGAATTAAGTAAatttgtattaaaaaaaaataacaataatttaaaagaagatttaaaaaatgaaagtgAATTTAAAAGTAATGGTAGTTTACATAGCGAAGAATTTAATAGTaatgatttaaataatactaattttcaaaaaagtgataaaaacataaaagaTCAAAATTCAAACAAATGCGTTCTTCAAACACTTAAGAATAATGAAAGTTATGagtttaataataaaattttggaaaaagaaaatgttcAAATTTTGAGCTCTTTCAAAAGTAACGATTATGCAGTAGATACAAATACaggtaataattataaaaaaaaaaaaacatttgaAAATTATGTTGGTTCTCCCAATTTTATTCCCCCAGAAgcattaataaataaatgcaGTGGTAAGGCACGAGATTTTTGGAGTCTTGGGTGTACTATTTACCAACTAGCAACATGTACCGTTCCATTTGATGGTTCAACAGAATGGTTCAtctataacaaaataaaaagaagggAATTAAAATATCCATCCATAATACCTTCTGAATTAATAGACCTAATAGAAAAGTTAACAACTATGAATCCAGAAGAAAGATTAGGGTTTAATGGAGGATGTAAGGAGATCTTGGAACAttcatattttgaaaaatataattatgataaacTTAATTTCATCTTACCAGAAGTATCTGAGGTGGAAAAACTGTATACAACTATTATAAATaagtatcatatatatatcaatgaAAAGAGGAAATTAAGACAAGATAATTATCCAACTGaagaaaatacaaataaagtAGAagtattgaaaaaaaatttgttaaaCTTAATTAATTCAGATACATTAAATTGTGCTGAGGAGGAATATGAATCCATAActttaaagaagaaaatttttGAAAGTATTAACTTTATGCTTGAAGAATCGGATAAACAGGAAATAATAGAAATGGAAGAAGCAAACAAATGGTTAGAACGATATCAGAgtaaatag